Proteins encoded in a region of the Isosphaeraceae bacterium EP7 genome:
- a CDS encoding sigma-54 dependent transcriptional regulator, whose product MLVADDDERSLKGLSGQIQSWGWRSTAAADARQLHARLAEEPPGLILLKTRLGEADGVELMREILGRDPGRVVVLMTDAGTIEGAVAAIKLGACDYLTRPIDPTRLQALIRQSFDHAEPPRRAALAAEPARLLGESLAIRGVRDLIRGVAPTDVTVLILGESGTGKEVVARSLHDLGPRRDGPFIALNMAALPRELVESTLFGHEKGAFTGADQVQMGACEAADGGTLFLDEIGEMDVALQAKLLRFIQDRAFHRVGSSKMRPVDIRILAATNRDPLEQVRRGSLREDLYYRLNVVPIAVPPLRDRVEDIPALSRHFLSLAAARHGLPAESISPGALNLLSRHDWPGNVRQLENLIERMVIFCREPEIGVAMLPPEIQAAPPAPALLSMGIPDLRVFDRIEKQAILDALHQGNGNVREAARILGLGQATVYRKVKRYNIQLG is encoded by the coding sequence GTGCTCGTCGCCGACGACGACGAGCGTTCGCTCAAGGGGTTGTCCGGCCAGATCCAGTCATGGGGCTGGAGGTCGACCGCCGCGGCCGACGCACGCCAGCTGCATGCCAGGCTCGCCGAGGAACCCCCCGGCCTCATCCTCCTGAAGACCCGGCTCGGCGAGGCCGACGGCGTCGAGCTGATGCGCGAGATCCTCGGTCGAGACCCCGGCCGCGTCGTCGTGCTGATGACCGACGCGGGGACCATCGAAGGGGCCGTCGCCGCCATCAAGCTCGGCGCCTGCGACTATCTCACCCGGCCCATCGACCCCACGCGGCTTCAGGCCCTCATCAGGCAAAGCTTCGACCACGCCGAGCCCCCGCGCAGGGCGGCCCTCGCCGCCGAACCCGCCCGGCTGCTGGGCGAGAGCCTCGCCATCCGAGGCGTCCGCGACCTGATCCGGGGGGTCGCGCCGACGGACGTGACCGTCCTCATCCTGGGCGAGAGCGGCACCGGCAAGGAGGTCGTCGCCCGCAGCCTGCACGACCTGGGCCCGCGCCGGGACGGCCCGTTCATCGCCCTGAACATGGCCGCGCTTCCCCGCGAGCTCGTCGAGAGCACCCTCTTCGGCCACGAGAAAGGCGCCTTCACCGGCGCCGACCAGGTCCAGATGGGCGCCTGCGAGGCCGCCGACGGCGGGACCCTCTTCCTCGACGAGATCGGCGAGATGGACGTGGCCCTCCAGGCCAAGCTCCTCCGGTTCATTCAGGACCGGGCCTTCCACCGGGTCGGCTCCAGCAAGATGCGCCCCGTCGACATCAGGATCCTCGCCGCCACCAACCGAGATCCCCTCGAACAGGTCCGCCGGGGCTCACTGCGCGAAGACCTCTACTACCGCCTCAACGTCGTCCCCATCGCCGTCCCCCCGCTGCGAGACCGGGTCGAGGACATCCCCGCGCTCTCACGTCACTTCCTGTCCCTCGCCGCCGCCCGCCACGGCCTGCCCGCCGAATCCATCTCCCCCGGGGCCCTCAACCTCCTGTCTCGCCACGACTGGCCGGGCAATGTCCGCCAGCTCGAAAACCTCATCGAGCGGATGGTCATCTTCTGCCGCGAGCCCGAAATCGGCGTCGCCATGCTCCCGCCCGAGATCCAGGCCGCCCCCCCCGCCCCGGCCCTCCTCTCCATGGGAATTCCCGACCTCCGGGTCTTCGACCGGATCGAGAAACAGGCCATCCTCGACGCCCTCCACCAGGGCAACGGCAACGTCCGAGAGGCCGCCCGCATCCTCGGTCTAGGCCAGGCCACCGTTTATCGCAAGGTCAAGCGCTACAACATCCAGCTCGGTTGA
- a CDS encoding DNA repair exonuclease, protein MTARRAAPAMRRAEDGYTPMFRFLHAADIHLDSPLRGLDRYEGAPVDQAREAPRGALGNLVTLARDEKVDFVVIAGDLYDGDWPCHNTGLHFVKQMTTLKDAGIKVYVIQGNHDAANVNTRHLRLPDNVTVLPTDSPVTLHLDDWKVALHGQGYATRAVEADLAARYPQGERGWFNLGLLHTCAEDDGGEHGRYAPCTLDGLRSKHYQYWALGHVHGRRGLHAAGDEPVWFPGNIQGRHVREPGPKGCLLVTVNDSNQAEVEFRALDVLRWETLSVDAADAEDRDAVLDRVGTEVALAMENSEGRPLAVRVELRGNCRAHAELTADPHDLAQQVRSTTITASSNRAWVEKVRVLTSPPRRRVPVSVGDGPLSELVGLLGELRSDPESLARLVAKELGDLKAKLPAELRTGTSVDDPARLRDALDALVPGLLGQLGLAEADFCERSRGPGQ, encoded by the coding sequence ATGACGGCCCGAAGGGCGGCCCCCGCGATGCGCCGGGCCGAGGACGGATACACGCCCATGTTCCGGTTCTTGCACGCCGCCGACATCCACCTGGACAGCCCCCTTCGCGGCCTCGACCGCTACGAAGGGGCCCCCGTGGATCAGGCCCGTGAGGCCCCCCGCGGCGCACTCGGGAACCTGGTCACGCTGGCCCGAGACGAGAAGGTCGACTTCGTCGTCATCGCCGGCGACCTGTATGACGGCGACTGGCCCTGCCACAACACGGGGCTGCATTTCGTCAAGCAGATGACGACCCTGAAAGACGCGGGGATCAAGGTTTACGTCATTCAGGGGAACCACGACGCGGCCAACGTGAACACCCGCCACCTACGTCTCCCTGACAACGTGACGGTGCTGCCTACCGACTCGCCTGTCACGCTGCACCTGGACGACTGGAAGGTGGCCCTGCACGGCCAAGGCTATGCCACCCGCGCGGTGGAGGCCGACCTGGCCGCCCGCTATCCGCAGGGGGAGCGAGGCTGGTTCAACCTGGGCCTGCTGCATACTTGCGCCGAAGACGACGGCGGCGAGCACGGCCGCTACGCCCCTTGCACGCTGGACGGGCTGCGGTCGAAGCACTACCAGTACTGGGCGCTCGGACACGTCCACGGACGACGAGGCCTGCACGCGGCGGGCGACGAGCCGGTCTGGTTTCCCGGCAACATCCAGGGCCGGCACGTGCGCGAGCCGGGGCCCAAGGGGTGCTTGCTGGTGACGGTGAACGACTCCAACCAGGCCGAGGTCGAGTTCCGCGCCCTGGACGTCCTGCGCTGGGAGACCCTGAGCGTCGACGCCGCCGACGCCGAGGACCGCGACGCGGTACTCGACCGGGTGGGGACCGAAGTCGCCCTGGCGATGGAGAATTCCGAGGGTCGCCCCCTGGCGGTACGGGTCGAGCTGAGGGGGAACTGCCGGGCGCACGCCGAGCTAACCGCCGACCCTCACGACCTGGCGCAGCAGGTCCGGTCGACAACGATCACGGCGAGTTCCAACCGGGCCTGGGTGGAGAAGGTGCGCGTGCTGACCTCGCCGCCGAGGCGTCGTGTGCCGGTTTCCGTCGGCGACGGGCCGCTGAGCGAGCTTGTCGGCCTGCTGGGTGAGCTTCGTTCGGATCCCGAGTCCCTGGCCAGGCTCGTCGCGAAGGAGCTGGGGGACCTCAAGGCGAAGCTCCCCGCGGAGCTACGCACCGGGACGAGCGTGGATGACCCGGCCAGGCTGCGAGACGCGCTCGATGCCCTGGTTCCAGGATTGCTGGGCCAACTGGGTCTGGCCGAGGCCGATTTCTGCGAGCGCAGCCGGGGGCCCGGGCAATGA
- a CDS encoding DUF1559 domain-containing protein, whose product MQRIASRHRAFTLIELLVVISIIAVLIALLLPAVQSAREAARRIQCTNNIKQLSLGFANYESATGSFPLGGFRAPSAGGAPCSGSHEHSFILALLPYIEQSPLYNAQNFNVHFTSADNSTVTSTQISALSCPSDGAAAVPDKRSLGYNMYYTNYRGCAGTAYQVGRYSEPNCDPAYSAKAAAADGMLYFYSNVKISGITDGTSNTMILGELAYGKLPVDERWDWVWWNSGNNADTLFNTLFPVNPQRKINQGYTNTGTLGANVSIAYHSASSFHPGGINAGFCDGSVRFIKDTINTMPYDATTGLPIGMAPDSNGILRVVPPAQRGIWQAISTRNGGEIVSSDAL is encoded by the coding sequence ATGCAGAGAATTGCGTCGCGTCACCGCGCGTTCACCCTCATCGAACTGCTCGTCGTCATCTCCATCATCGCCGTCCTCATCGCCCTGCTGCTGCCGGCCGTGCAGAGCGCCCGTGAGGCCGCCCGCCGGATCCAGTGCACCAACAACATCAAGCAGCTCAGCCTCGGGTTCGCCAACTACGAGAGCGCCACCGGCAGCTTCCCCCTCGGCGGCTTCCGCGCCCCCTCGGCCGGCGGTGCGCCCTGCAGCGGCTCGCACGAGCATAGCTTCATCCTGGCGCTGCTGCCGTACATCGAGCAGTCGCCCCTGTACAACGCCCAGAACTTCAACGTCCACTTCACCTCGGCCGACAACTCGACGGTGACCAGCACGCAGATCAGCGCCCTGTCGTGCCCGAGCGACGGCGCCGCGGCGGTGCCCGACAAGCGCTCGCTGGGCTACAACATGTACTACACCAATTACCGCGGCTGCGCCGGCACGGCGTACCAGGTCGGCCGCTACTCCGAGCCCAACTGCGACCCCGCCTACAGCGCCAAGGCGGCCGCAGCCGACGGCATGCTCTACTTCTACAGCAACGTCAAAATCTCCGGCATCACCGACGGCACCAGCAACACGATGATCCTGGGCGAGCTGGCCTACGGCAAGCTCCCCGTCGATGAGCGTTGGGACTGGGTCTGGTGGAACTCGGGCAACAACGCCGACACGCTGTTCAACACCCTGTTCCCGGTCAATCCCCAGAGGAAGATCAACCAGGGCTACACCAACACGGGCACGCTCGGCGCCAACGTAAGCATCGCTTACCACAGCGCCTCGAGCTTCCACCCGGGCGGGATCAACGCCGGCTTCTGCGACGGCTCGGTCCGGTTCATCAAGGACACGATCAACACGATGCCCTATGATGCCACGACCGGCCTGCCGATCGGCATGGCCCCCGACTCCAACGGCATCCTCCGCGTGGTGCCGCCCGCCCAGCGTGGCATCTGGCAGGCGATCTCGACCCGCAACGGCGGCGAAATCGTCAGCTCCGACGCCCTGTAA
- a CDS encoding peptidylprolyl isomerase produces the protein MKRPERLRRSGRLGPVEHLETRALLTMAVTAPLPDLSIAAGVASAPVALDSYFKDPDATTPSYAVVDTTLGTIPVLLTPKTTPATVANFLNYAGKGAYTDTVVHRSVPGFIWQAGGFQLTSTPKIVPITADPAVKNEYGASNVRGTIAMAKLGNDPNSATSQFFFNESNANASNLDNQNGGFTVFGSVVGAAGLAVMDAVAAVPSPSPSPLSSPLDQIPLQNYTTGTSVQPSNLILIKSVTAANELFLTSSNAPAVATASVQGKSLVVTPLAAGTANITVVGYGADGSQATETFVVNVSAAPPGTAPPVVQPPSVSTKPQPASVLTPVTRGALPASVVAGQRVRIQQSVSLVASSDAVSQKAQVTLSLSTTTTGSSSDITIASVAAKVRLKAGRQAKLNISSRKLDASVQAGTYHVLVSVTDPDGSKTTVDTGKTLVVRASVPKL, from the coding sequence ATGAAGAGGCCGGAACGTCTGCGTCGGTCGGGCCGTCTGGGCCCGGTCGAGCATCTCGAGACGCGTGCCCTGCTGACGATGGCCGTGACGGCCCCTTTGCCCGATCTGAGCATCGCGGCGGGCGTCGCCTCGGCGCCGGTGGCGCTCGATTCCTATTTCAAGGATCCCGATGCGACGACCCCCAGTTATGCGGTCGTCGACACGACGCTCGGCACGATCCCGGTGCTGCTGACGCCCAAGACCACGCCCGCAACCGTGGCGAATTTCCTGAATTACGCCGGCAAGGGCGCCTACACCGACACCGTCGTGCATCGCTCGGTCCCCGGCTTCATCTGGCAAGCGGGCGGCTTCCAGCTCACGTCGACGCCGAAGATCGTGCCCATCACGGCGGACCCCGCGGTCAAGAATGAGTACGGGGCGTCGAACGTGCGCGGCACGATCGCGATGGCCAAGCTCGGCAACGACCCCAACAGCGCGACCAGCCAGTTCTTCTTCAACGAATCCAACGCCAACGCCTCCAACCTCGACAACCAGAATGGCGGCTTCACCGTCTTCGGCAGCGTGGTGGGCGCCGCGGGCCTGGCCGTGATGGACGCGGTCGCGGCGGTCCCTTCTCCCTCGCCATCGCCGCTGAGCTCGCCCCTGGACCAGATCCCCCTGCAAAATTACACCACCGGGACGAGCGTCCAGCCCTCCAACCTGATCCTGATCAAGAGCGTGACCGCGGCGAACGAACTGTTCCTGACCTCCAGCAACGCGCCCGCCGTGGCCACCGCGTCGGTCCAGGGGAAGAGCCTGGTCGTCACACCGCTCGCGGCCGGGACCGCGAACATCACGGTCGTGGGGTATGGCGCCGACGGGAGTCAAGCGACGGAGACGTTCGTCGTGAATGTCTCCGCGGCGCCGCCGGGGACGGCTCCCCCCGTGGTTCAGCCCCCGTCCGTGTCGACTAAGCCCCAGCCCGCCTCGGTGCTGACCCCCGTGACCAGGGGCGCCTTGCCCGCCTCGGTCGTCGCGGGCCAGCGGGTCAGGATCCAGCAGTCGGTCTCGCTGGTCGCTTCCTCGGATGCCGTCTCGCAGAAGGCACAGGTGACGCTGAGCCTCTCGACGACCACCACGGGCTCGTCGTCGGACATCACCATCGCGAGCGTCGCGGCGAAGGTCAGGCTGAAGGCGGGCAGGCAGGCCAAGCTCAACATTTCGTCGCGGAAACTGGACGCGAGCGTCCAGGCCGGCACGTACCACGTCCTCGTCTCCGTGACCGACCCCGACGGGTCGAAGACGACCGTCGACACGGGCAAGACGCTGGTCGTGCGGGCCTCCGTCCCGAAGCTCTAG
- a CDS encoding XRE family transcriptional regulator, which produces MPIRLDDYIAKLPKERQDAIKVRTAELIAEELTLRQLREVREHSQEAVAQELHINQASVSKLERRTDMYLNTLRRYIEAMGGKLEIIARFPDQAVRISQFEAIDPERQPHE; this is translated from the coding sequence ATGCCCATTCGTTTAGACGATTACATCGCCAAGCTCCCCAAGGAGAGGCAGGACGCCATCAAGGTGCGGACCGCGGAATTGATTGCCGAGGAATTGACGCTGAGGCAATTGCGCGAGGTCCGCGAGCATTCGCAAGAAGCGGTTGCCCAGGAGCTGCACATCAATCAGGCCTCGGTCTCCAAACTCGAACGCCGCACCGACATGTATCTCAATACGTTGCGCCGGTACATCGAGGCCATGGGCGGCAAGCTCGAGATCATCGCCCGCTTCCCCGATCAGGCCGTGCGGATCAGCCAGTTCGAAGCGATTGACCCCGAACGCCAACCTCACGAGTGA
- a CDS encoding AAA family ATPase, producing MRIDRLDLQAFGPFQGRTLDLSAGQHGLHLIHGPNEAGKSSAMRAVRALFFGIPVQTPDNFLHSYDKLSLEADLRLADGTSLTVRRRKGKKDTLSRIGPDGTQVPDDDALRAHFSGVDEAQFNQRYGLGHDELTQGGRALVEGRGDLGEALFTAGIGLAELKNLMSTLTAQAEALFLPRGKSVPLINKALADLKEKRKELQGTEIAGEAWARQEMQVKDSRQRGSEMLAQLRARRAERGKLEALTQARPLLLRRQAALEGLERLRYARLLRPEFAAERSQAERDRAAALTRHEDARKTQVDLAGQIDAMEPPGPLLDASDAIEHLREQLGTHRKDLVRRPQIADRLAAAEDEARARLAELRPDLALDEVGSLRPTKAQVAAIRSLGQRREALADRLDAARKAIAHALDAQARLAGDGGSAEGPGRVELESLQQAIDAARQAGDLDTRRARAQADLNASSAKARRDLDRLAGWNGSLDELEALCVPDSETLGSHETRLRDAEDDLKRLGDELGEAEADRNRATVELDRCREQGDVPTEADLLRARARRDAGWRLVLDVWKGPETDAVTQAAVGVGFDFLADLPPGADLASAFAGAQAEADTVADRLRREAQRSAELAHARSRLELAAHRVGMLRARVRRARRHLDAARSDWASRLWARLGLDPLPPRETRAWLQSHQSLCTQAEAVRTGGATLAELDREIGHHRGALAAALGRLGHAAGATDGFTLADPLTRAQALANHLRETDQARAELAGARREADEAEASLARWKLDWEALVRPIGLDADATSEDASAMLGAIDDLLRKVEDRDKCRRELATIDGDADRFESQSRVHIAQLAPDLVGQPVHLAVQTLAARLKLAGEAKVTRDGLVAQGNAAELKARAAELKIAEATAQLEALCREAGVDHVDDLPLAEEASRERRDLEQRRREIDDQLTDLGGGMDVDSIRDQIDAYGLGPKEMEEEIQRLDDDIKVLEEAYGEERQVTGQMSQELDRMDGAPTAARLNQDVQCILAGIDTDADRYIRARLASAVLRTAIDRYRQKNQDPILNRASDLFAALTLGSFKALKVDNDDRDDRPVLRGVRPDDRTVDVAGMSDGTADQLYLSLRLASLEGQLNPREPLPLLVDDILIQFDDARAVAALRALAELATRTQVLMFTHHGHLLPLAQAKLPKGTVFVHELA from the coding sequence ATGAGGATCGACCGACTCGACCTGCAAGCGTTCGGGCCGTTCCAAGGGCGGACCCTGGACCTCTCCGCAGGGCAACACGGCCTGCACCTGATCCACGGGCCCAACGAGGCGGGCAAGTCGTCGGCGATGCGTGCCGTCCGGGCCCTCTTCTTCGGCATCCCGGTGCAGACGCCCGACAACTTCCTGCACAGCTACGATAAGCTCAGCCTGGAAGCCGACTTGCGCCTTGCCGACGGCACATCGCTGACCGTCCGCCGCCGCAAAGGGAAGAAGGACACGCTCTCGCGCATCGGGCCCGACGGCACGCAGGTACCCGACGATGACGCGCTGCGGGCCCATTTCTCGGGCGTCGACGAGGCGCAGTTCAACCAGCGGTATGGGCTGGGGCACGACGAGCTGACGCAGGGGGGCCGGGCGCTGGTCGAGGGCAGGGGGGATCTGGGCGAGGCCCTGTTCACCGCCGGCATCGGCCTGGCCGAGCTGAAGAATCTGATGTCGACGCTGACGGCACAGGCCGAGGCCCTGTTCCTTCCCCGCGGCAAGTCGGTGCCGCTGATCAACAAGGCCCTGGCCGACCTGAAGGAGAAGCGCAAGGAGTTGCAGGGGACCGAGATTGCCGGCGAGGCCTGGGCCCGCCAGGAGATGCAGGTCAAGGACTCCAGGCAGCGCGGAAGTGAGATGCTGGCGCAGCTACGCGCTCGGCGGGCCGAGCGGGGGAAGCTGGAGGCACTCACTCAGGCCAGGCCCCTGCTCTTGCGCCGCCAGGCGGCGCTCGAAGGGCTGGAGCGGCTGAGATACGCGCGATTGCTGCGACCCGAATTCGCCGCCGAGCGGAGTCAGGCGGAGCGAGACCGCGCGGCGGCCTTGACGCGGCATGAAGACGCCCGGAAGACCCAGGTCGATCTGGCCGGCCAGATCGACGCGATGGAGCCCCCCGGCCCTCTGCTCGACGCCTCCGACGCCATCGAGCACCTGCGGGAGCAGCTCGGGACGCATCGCAAGGACCTGGTCCGTCGGCCTCAGATCGCCGATCGGCTGGCCGCCGCCGAGGACGAGGCACGCGCCAGGCTCGCCGAGCTGCGCCCCGACCTGGCGCTCGACGAGGTGGGCAGCCTCCGGCCCACCAAGGCGCAGGTCGCGGCCATCAGGTCGCTCGGCCAGCGTCGCGAGGCCCTTGCCGACCGCCTGGACGCGGCCCGCAAGGCGATTGCCCACGCGCTGGATGCCCAGGCCAGGCTGGCCGGTGACGGCGGATCGGCTGAGGGCCCGGGGCGCGTCGAACTCGAATCGCTCCAGCAAGCCATCGATGCGGCGCGCCAGGCGGGCGACCTCGATACCCGCCGCGCCAGGGCGCAGGCCGACCTGAATGCCAGCTCCGCCAAGGCCCGCCGCGACCTCGATCGCCTGGCCGGCTGGAACGGCTCGCTCGACGAGCTCGAGGCCCTCTGCGTGCCCGATTCCGAGACCCTGGGCTCGCACGAAACCAGGCTTCGCGACGCCGAAGACGACCTCAAACGCCTTGGCGACGAACTCGGCGAGGCCGAGGCCGACCGCAACCGGGCAACCGTCGAGCTCGACCGATGCCGCGAGCAGGGGGACGTCCCCACCGAGGCCGACCTGCTTCGAGCCAGGGCCAGGCGCGACGCCGGCTGGCGCCTGGTGCTGGACGTCTGGAAAGGCCCGGAAACCGACGCCGTCACGCAGGCCGCGGTCGGCGTTGGGTTCGATTTCCTGGCCGATCTCCCCCCGGGCGCCGACCTCGCGTCGGCCTTCGCCGGGGCACAGGCCGAGGCCGACACCGTGGCCGATCGCCTGCGTCGGGAAGCCCAGCGATCGGCCGAGCTGGCCCACGCCCGAAGTCGGCTCGAACTGGCCGCGCATCGCGTGGGCATGCTGCGGGCCCGGGTCCGTCGGGCACGCCGGCACCTGGACGCCGCCCGCTCGGATTGGGCCTCGCGGCTCTGGGCCCGACTGGGGCTGGATCCTCTCCCCCCGCGCGAGACGCGGGCCTGGCTCCAGTCGCATCAATCCCTCTGCACCCAGGCCGAGGCCGTGCGAACGGGCGGCGCGACCCTCGCCGAGCTCGACCGCGAGATCGGCCACCATCGCGGGGCACTGGCCGCGGCCCTCGGTCGGCTCGGCCACGCCGCGGGCGCGACGGATGGTTTCACGCTGGCCGACCCGCTGACGCGGGCGCAAGCCCTGGCGAATCACCTGCGGGAGACGGATCAGGCCCGCGCCGAGCTGGCCGGCGCGAGGCGCGAAGCCGATGAGGCCGAGGCCTCCCTGGCGCGATGGAAGCTCGACTGGGAGGCCCTCGTCCGGCCGATCGGGCTCGACGCCGACGCCACGTCCGAGGACGCCTCGGCGATGCTCGGCGCCATCGATGACCTGCTCCGCAAGGTCGAGGACCGCGACAAGTGCCGGCGCGAGCTGGCCACGATCGACGGTGATGCCGATCGCTTCGAATCCCAGAGCAGGGTCCACATCGCCCAGCTTGCCCCCGACCTCGTCGGCCAGCCCGTCCATCTCGCCGTGCAGACCCTCGCCGCCCGACTCAAGCTGGCCGGCGAGGCCAAGGTCACGCGTGACGGCCTGGTTGCGCAGGGAAACGCCGCAGAGCTGAAGGCCAGGGCCGCCGAGCTGAAGATCGCCGAGGCCACGGCGCAGCTCGAAGCCCTCTGCCGCGAGGCCGGGGTCGATCACGTCGATGACCTCCCGCTGGCCGAGGAAGCGAGCCGAGAACGACGCGACCTGGAGCAGAGGCGGCGCGAGATCGACGACCAGCTGACCGACCTGGGAGGCGGCATGGATGTCGACAGCATCCGGGACCAGATCGACGCGTACGGGCTGGGGCCGAAGGAGATGGAGGAGGAGATCCAGCGCCTCGACGATGACATCAAGGTCCTCGAGGAGGCGTACGGCGAGGAACGGCAGGTCACCGGCCAGATGTCGCAGGAGCTGGACCGGATGGACGGCGCGCCGACGGCGGCCCGGCTGAACCAGGACGTGCAGTGCATCCTGGCGGGGATCGACACCGACGCCGACCGATACATCCGCGCCCGGCTCGCCTCGGCCGTGCTGCGGACGGCGATCGACCGCTACCGGCAGAAGAACCAGGACCCGATCCTGAACCGGGCCAGCGACCTGTTCGCGGCCCTGACTCTGGGGTCATTCAAGGCGCTGAAGGTGGACAACGACGACCGCGACGACCGGCCCGTGCTCAGGGGAGTCCGGCCCGACGACAGGACCGTCGACGTCGCCGGCATGAGCGACGGAACCGCCGACCAGCTCTATCTCTCGCTGCGGCTGGCCAGCCTGGAGGGCCAGCTCAACCCGCGCGAGCCGCTGCCGCTGCTGGTCGACGACATCCTCATCCAGTTCGACGACGCTCGCGCCGTGGCGGCCCTGCGGGCGCTTGCGGAGCTTGCCACGCGCACCCAGGTCCTGATGTTCACGCACCACGGCCACCTACTGCCGCTGGCCCAGGCGAAGCTCCCCAAGGGGACCGTCTTCGTGCATGAGCTGGCCTGA
- a CDS encoding N(4)-(beta-N-acetylglucosaminyl)-L-asparaginase, which translates to MKPSFHRRNFLAASAASVATLAVGASPAKPLGQKRPLVISGSLAVVELAMKRVMEGADPLDAAIEGVAIHEADPNDHSVGYGGTPNEEGVVELDAAVMHGPTHGAGAVAALRNIMHPAAVARVVMQRTKHCLIVGDNALKFAREHGFPETKLETEVTREAWIHWKENLLRGGGARLGTKLSQLSPDARELAQTYIHGTVHCSVMDTHGDLGCTTSTSGLGYKVPGRVGDSPILGAGLYLDNTVGSCGSVGLGEVNLINCSCYLVIENMRRGMHVKDAMIATLKRIAETATRDPRFRNDDGKPNFDVTFYGLSKDGKFSAANLRGPTSLAVHDGKTARNVDAASLED; encoded by the coding sequence ATGAAACCGAGCTTCCACCGCCGCAACTTCCTCGCAGCGAGCGCAGCCAGCGTGGCAACCCTCGCCGTAGGTGCCTCGCCCGCCAAGCCGCTCGGACAGAAGCGGCCTCTGGTGATCAGCGGCTCGCTGGCCGTCGTTGAACTGGCCATGAAACGCGTTATGGAAGGCGCCGACCCGCTTGATGCGGCCATCGAGGGGGTGGCCATCCACGAGGCCGACCCCAATGACCACTCCGTCGGCTACGGCGGGACCCCCAACGAAGAAGGGGTCGTCGAGCTCGACGCCGCCGTGATGCACGGCCCCACCCACGGCGCAGGCGCCGTGGCCGCCCTGCGCAACATCATGCACCCGGCAGCCGTCGCCCGCGTGGTCATGCAGCGCACCAAGCATTGCCTGATCGTCGGCGACAACGCCCTGAAGTTCGCCCGCGAGCACGGCTTCCCCGAGACCAAGCTGGAGACCGAGGTCACCCGCGAGGCCTGGATCCACTGGAAGGAAAACCTGCTCCGCGGCGGTGGGGCCCGTCTCGGCACCAAGCTCAGCCAGCTCAGCCCCGACGCCCGCGAACTGGCCCAGACCTACATCCACGGCACGGTCCACTGCTCGGTGATGGACACCCACGGCGACCTGGGCTGCACCACCTCCACCTCGGGCCTCGGCTACAAGGTCCCCGGCCGCGTCGGCGACTCGCCCATCCTGGGCGCCGGGCTCTACCTGGACAACACCGTCGGCTCGTGCGGGTCGGTCGGCCTGGGCGAGGTGAACCTGATCAACTGCTCGTGCTACCTGGTCATCGAAAATATGCGTCGGGGCATGCACGTTAAGGACGCGATGATCGCCACCCTGAAGCGCATCGCCGAGACCGCCACCCGCGATCCCAGGTTCCGCAACGACGACGGCAAGCCCAACTTCGACGTCACCTTCTACGGGTTGTCGAAGGACGGCAAGTTCAGCGCCGCCAACCTGAGGGGCCCGACCTCGCTGGCCGTCCACGACGGCAAGACCGCCCGCAACGTCGACGCCGCCTCGCTGGAAGACTGA
- a CDS encoding type II toxin-antitoxin system RelE/ParE family toxin, with product MDWDVLFDDEFAEWFETLDEDLQDEIIARTNLVKQCGPRLGRPYVDTVEGSVFANMKELRVQHRGSPWRILFAFDAARAAILLVGGCKRGDTRWYKTQIPIADERFRRHLKRLER from the coding sequence ATGGACTGGGATGTTCTGTTCGATGACGAATTCGCGGAATGGTTCGAGACGCTGGATGAAGATCTTCAAGACGAGATCATCGCCCGTACCAACTTGGTCAAACAATGCGGGCCACGGCTCGGAAGGCCCTATGTCGATACGGTCGAGGGCTCCGTTTTCGCCAACATGAAGGAATTGCGGGTGCAGCACCGGGGTTCTCCCTGGCGGATTCTCTTCGCGTTCGATGCCGCTCGGGCCGCCATTCTGCTGGTCGGCGGCTGCAAGCGGGGCGATACGCGGTGGTACAAGACGCAGATCCCGATCGCCGACGAACGCTTCCGTCGGCACCTGAAACGCCTGGAACGGTGA